From one Actinopolyspora saharensis genomic stretch:
- a CDS encoding S26 family signal peptidase, protein MSSLGRLRWRRLRVRGASMAPTLRDGDIVLLKLRSEPSPGDVVLVRWSSRPEQLSVKRAVCRQDGGWHVTGDHAEASTDSRELGPAEVLGVLHWRLVPRPGRIR, encoded by the coding sequence GTGAGTTCGCTCGGTCGGTTGAGGTGGCGCAGGTTGCGCGTGCGGGGGGCTTCGATGGCTCCTACACTGCGGGACGGCGACATCGTGCTGCTCAAACTGCGGAGCGAGCCGTCACCGGGCGACGTGGTCCTGGTGCGGTGGTCCTCTCGCCCCGAGCAGCTTTCGGTCAAGCGCGCGGTGTGCCGGCAGGACGGTGGTTGGCACGTGACCGGCGACCACGCCGAGGCGTCCACGGACTCCAGGGAGCTCGGCCCCGCCGAGGTGCTCGGAGTGTTGCACTGGCGGCTCGTTCCCCGCCCCGGTCGAATACGCTGA
- the sodN gene encoding superoxide dismutase, Ni, translating to MRLLSRLLGPRLEATAHCDLPCGVYDPAQARIEAESVKAIQEKYQNNEDPEFRTRAINIAEQRSELVKHHLWVLWTDYFKPHHFEKYPQLHELVNKATKAAGAAGTKGSMDPSTGQELLDYIAEVDKIFWETKKG from the coding sequence ATGCGACTCCTGTCGCGGCTTCTCGGCCCGCGTCTGGAAGCGACCGCACACTGTGACCTGCCGTGCGGGGTCTACGACCCGGCCCAGGCGCGGATCGAGGCCGAGTCCGTCAAGGCCATCCAGGAGAAGTACCAGAACAACGAGGACCCCGAGTTCCGCACTCGCGCGATCAACATCGCCGAGCAGCGCTCGGAGCTGGTCAAGCACCACCTGTGGGTACTGTGGACCGACTACTTCAAGCCTCACCACTTCGAGAAGTACCCGCAGCTGCACGAGCTGGTGAACAAGGCCACCAAGGCCGCGGGTGCCGCGGGGACCAAGGGCTCGATGGACCCCTCCACGGGTCAGGAGCTGTTGGACTACATCGCCGAGGTCGACAAGATCTTCTGGGAGACCAAGAAGGGCTGA
- a CDS encoding GNAT family N-acetyltransferase: protein MQEHADAPTTDPRIRETTPADVADVVRLVHELAEYEKAPQECRLTTEQLEAALFGPRPALFGHVAEVDGGVVGFTLWFLNFSTWRGTHGIYLEDLYVEPAYRRHGLGRALLSTLAAECVRRGYSRLEWWVLDWNRPAIEFYESIGAAAMDEWTVYRLAEGALERMAHG from the coding sequence ATGCAGGAACATGCGGACGCTCCGACCACTGACCCGCGTATTCGGGAGACGACACCGGCCGATGTCGCCGACGTCGTGCGCCTGGTGCACGAACTGGCCGAGTACGAGAAGGCCCCGCAGGAGTGCCGACTCACCACCGAGCAGCTCGAGGCGGCGCTGTTCGGGCCACGCCCCGCGCTGTTCGGGCACGTCGCCGAGGTCGACGGCGGAGTCGTCGGCTTCACCCTGTGGTTCCTCAACTTCTCCACCTGGCGCGGGACCCACGGGATCTACCTGGAGGACCTCTACGTGGAACCCGCGTACCGGCGGCACGGTCTGGGGCGCGCGCTGCTGTCCACCCTCGCCGCGGAATGCGTGCGCCGCGGCTACTCCCGGCTCGAGTGGTGGGTGCTGGACTGGAACCGTCCGGCGATCGAGTTCTACGAGTCGATCGGTGCCGCAGCCATGGACGAGTGGACCGTCTACCGGCTGGCGGAAGGGGCACTCGAACGAATGGCCCACGGTTGA
- a CDS encoding diacylglycerol/lipid kinase family protein → MRAVLVVNPEATSTSSAGRDVLAHALASQTELELVETRYRGHAADTGSRATREDFDLVVVHGGDGTVNEVVNGMLDTEPTRAEKRPSLAVIPGGSANVFAGALGVPRDPLEATHRLLHAVEQRRGRWVGLGRANGRWFTFNAGVGIDADVVAEVERLRDSGRKVTPWLYARAAMACYLSSIHCEPLLTVHVDGEDPVTGGHAAMISNADPWTYLGPRAVHTNPETSFDTGIGVFVLRSMLPHAVSRHVAQMLRDRAKPHGKTLFRRANTGHVRVVCQEPLRVQVDGDSLGELSTIDFESVPNALHVVE, encoded by the coding sequence GTGCGCGCTGTTCTCGTAGTCAACCCGGAGGCGACCTCCACCAGTTCCGCGGGCAGAGACGTACTCGCACACGCTCTGGCCAGCCAGACCGAGCTCGAGCTCGTCGAGACCCGCTACCGCGGCCACGCCGCCGACACCGGATCCCGAGCCACCCGCGAGGACTTCGACCTGGTCGTGGTGCACGGCGGTGACGGGACCGTGAACGAGGTCGTCAACGGGATGCTGGACACGGAGCCCACCCGCGCGGAGAAGCGGCCGAGCCTGGCGGTGATCCCCGGAGGTTCGGCCAACGTCTTCGCGGGCGCGCTGGGGGTGCCCCGCGATCCGCTCGAGGCGACGCACCGCCTGCTGCACGCGGTCGAGCAGCGGCGCGGTCGCTGGGTGGGCCTCGGCAGGGCCAACGGGCGCTGGTTCACCTTCAACGCCGGAGTGGGAATCGACGCCGACGTGGTGGCCGAGGTGGAAAGGCTGCGCGACAGCGGCCGCAAGGTGACCCCCTGGCTCTACGCCAGGGCCGCCATGGCCTGCTACCTGAGCTCGATCCACTGCGAGCCACTACTGACCGTGCATGTAGACGGTGAAGATCCCGTCACCGGGGGACACGCGGCCATGATTTCGAACGCGGATCCGTGGACCTACCTAGGCCCCAGGGCAGTGCACACCAACCCCGAGACCAGCTTCGACACGGGCATCGGTGTCTTCGTCCTGCGGAGCATGCTTCCTCACGCCGTGTCACGACATGTAGCGCAAATGCTCCGCGATAGAGCTAAACCACACGGAAAAACTTTGTTCAGGCGTGCGAACACCGGGCATGTACGAGTAGTCTGTCAGGAGCCGTTGCGGGTTCAAGTGGACGGCGACTCCCTCGGCGAGCTTTCAACGATCGATTTCGAGTCGGTTCCGAACGCTCTCCACGTCGTCGAGTGA
- a CDS encoding WhiB family transcriptional regulator, whose translation MDWRDRAVCRDEDPELFFPVGNSGPALLQIAEAKAVCRRCPVTSECLAWALETGQDAGVWGGMSEDERRALKRRNARTRARTDA comes from the coding sequence ATGGACTGGCGCGACCGCGCGGTTTGCCGTGACGAGGACCCCGAACTGTTCTTCCCCGTCGGGAACAGCGGTCCTGCCCTGTTGCAGATCGCCGAAGCGAAAGCTGTTTGCCGTCGTTGCCCGGTGACCTCCGAATGCCTCGCCTGGGCCTTGGAGACCGGACAGGACGCAGGCGTGTGGGGCGGCATGAGCGAGGACGAGCGTCGCGCCCTCAAGAGGCGTAACGCGCGTACCCGCGCTCGGACCGATGCCTGA
- a CDS encoding sensor histidine kinase, with amino-acid sequence MSTLSDLLAEHTGLPGSVADHLQLVVAEWQLLSDLSFADFLLWVPVGSEGEEAGDGRFLCVAQARPTTAPTAHPEDMVATEVTPHEHPQLRRAVRERRICREEDPRWHMGVPVRRETIPVRLGETVVAVLSRDTNLAVPRVPSPLEISYLGSAADLCQMIADGSFPTSEPAPDVHTSPRVGDGLIRLDSAGTVVFASPNALSAYHRMGHAADLVGGPLAPLTRSLLSDPFDADEVSQRIRQALDGQPGMRIEAEARGATVLFRALPLQPRGQQAGALVLVRDVTEVKRRDRALMSKDATIREIHHRVKNNLQTVAALLRLQSRRTGNGTARQALNESVRRVTSIALVHETLSMSVDERVDLDDVVDRVIPMMSDLASAGAGVNVRREGRFGEVAAELATPLVMVLTELVQNALEHAFPEGTGGEVVVQAERSARWLDAVISDDGQGLPGDFSLEHAERLGLQIVRTLVESELRGSLSLRGREQRGTEAVLRVPLKYRR; translated from the coding sequence GTGTCCACGCTCAGTGACCTGCTGGCCGAGCACACGGGGCTGCCCGGTTCGGTCGCGGACCACCTCCAGCTGGTCGTGGCGGAGTGGCAGTTGCTCTCCGACCTGTCGTTCGCGGACTTCCTGCTGTGGGTGCCGGTCGGAAGTGAGGGTGAGGAGGCCGGGGACGGCCGTTTCCTCTGCGTGGCCCAGGCTCGGCCCACCACGGCCCCCACGGCTCATCCGGAGGACATGGTCGCGACCGAGGTGACCCCGCACGAGCACCCGCAGCTGCGGCGCGCGGTGCGGGAGCGCCGGATCTGCCGGGAGGAGGATCCGCGCTGGCACATGGGGGTTCCGGTGCGGCGCGAGACGATCCCGGTGCGGCTGGGCGAGACGGTGGTCGCGGTGCTGAGTCGGGACACCAACCTGGCCGTGCCGCGGGTGCCCAGCCCGCTGGAGATCTCGTACCTGGGCAGTGCCGCGGATCTGTGCCAGATGATCGCGGACGGAAGCTTTCCCACCTCCGAGCCGGCTCCCGACGTGCACACCAGCCCCCGCGTCGGGGACGGGCTGATCCGGCTGGACAGCGCGGGCACGGTGGTCTTCGCGAGTCCCAACGCGCTGTCCGCGTACCACCGGATGGGGCATGCCGCGGACCTGGTGGGCGGCCCGCTCGCCCCGCTGACGCGGTCGCTGCTGTCCGATCCCTTCGACGCCGATGAGGTCTCCCAGCGGATCAGGCAGGCCCTGGACGGCCAGCCCGGCATGCGGATCGAGGCGGAGGCGCGGGGGGCCACCGTGCTCTTCCGGGCGCTGCCGTTGCAGCCGCGTGGACAGCAGGCCGGTGCGCTGGTCCTGGTGCGCGATGTGACCGAGGTCAAGCGCAGGGACCGCGCCCTGATGTCCAAGGACGCCACGATCAGGGAGATTCATCACCGGGTGAAGAACAACCTGCAGACCGTGGCTGCGTTGCTGCGGCTGCAGTCGCGTCGGACCGGGAACGGGACCGCGCGTCAGGCACTGAACGAGTCCGTGCGCAGGGTGACCTCGATCGCGCTGGTGCACGAGACGCTGTCCATGTCGGTCGACGAGCGGGTCGACCTGGACGATGTCGTCGACCGGGTGATCCCGATGATGAGCGATCTCGCCAGTGCCGGTGCCGGGGTGAACGTTCGGCGGGAAGGCCGGTTCGGTGAGGTCGCGGCGGAGCTGGCGACTCCGCTGGTGATGGTGCTGACCGAACTCGTCCAGAACGCCCTGGAGCACGCCTTCCCGGAGGGAACCGGTGGTGAGGTCGTGGTGCAGGCGGAGCGTTCGGCGCGTTGGCTGGACGCGGTGATCTCCGATGACGGCCAGGGCTTACCGGGGGATTTCTCCCTCGAACACGCCGAACGCCTCGGCCTGCAGATTGTGCGAACCCTCGTGGAGTCCGAGCTCCGCGGGTCGTTGAGTTTGCGCGGTCGCGAACAGCGGGGCACCGAGGCGGTGTTGCGGGTCCCGTTGAAGTACCGCCGCTGA
- a CDS encoding biotin/lipoyl-binding carrier protein — protein sequence MAQEIRAEMVANVMSVDVNPGDRVSDGESLVVLESMKMEIPVLLEGSGRVDRVAVQAGDVVREGDLLAVVEGVESS from the coding sequence ATGGCGCAGGAGATCCGTGCCGAGATGGTGGCCAACGTCATGTCCGTCGACGTGAACCCCGGTGACCGGGTCTCGGACGGCGAGTCGCTGGTGGTGCTGGAGTCGATGAAGATGGAGATTCCGGTGCTGCTCGAGGGGTCGGGCCGTGTCGACCGGGTCGCCGTGCAGGCCGGCGACGTCGTCCGCGAGGGTGACCTGCTCGCCGTCGTCGAAGGTGTCGAGAGCTCGTGA
- a CDS encoding 50S ribosomal protein bL37 produces the protein MAKRARKKKAARKNNANHGKRPLRGK, from the coding sequence ATGGCCAAGCGGGCCCGCAAGAAGAAAGCCGCGCGCAAGAACAACGCCAACCACGGCAAGCGTCCGCTGCGCGGCAAGTGA
- the rsrA gene encoding mycothiol system anti-sigma-R factor, translating to MNPGDEPQTSCEDVLAEVWLFLDNECDQERRAALRRHLDECGSCLEHYGIEEHLKELLHRKCGGEHAPAELRNRLRSSIRENVLRQADVTVESGPEGTSVEVRHKPASSSE from the coding sequence GTGAATCCCGGCGATGAACCGCAGACCTCGTGCGAGGACGTGCTGGCCGAGGTCTGGCTCTTCCTGGACAACGAGTGCGATCAGGAGCGCCGCGCGGCGCTGCGCAGGCACCTCGACGAGTGCGGCTCCTGTCTGGAGCACTACGGGATCGAGGAGCACCTGAAGGAACTGCTGCACCGCAAGTGCGGCGGCGAGCACGCCCCTGCCGAGTTGCGCAACAGGCTGCGCAGCTCCATCAGGGAGAACGTCCTCCGGCAGGCGGATGTGACCGTCGAGAGCGGTCCGGAGGGAACCTCGGTCGAGGTGCGGCACAAGCCCGCTTCCTCGTCGGAGTGA
- a CDS encoding sigma-70 family RNA polymerase sigma factor has product MPGTRGQQDTAENARPETAAGEQRSQATAQQTAESESTETAEERVARFERDAMPLLDQLYGAALRMTRNSADAEDLVQETYLKAYSAFKSYTRGTNLKAWLYRILTNTYINGYRKRQRQPQQQPTDEIADWQLAQAESHTSSGLRSAELEALDRLPDTDVKNALQQLAEEFRMVVYLADVEGFAYKEIAEIMDTPIGTVMSRLHRGRRQLRGMLTDVARDRGFLRTEGQEVSAS; this is encoded by the coding sequence GTGCCTGGTACCAGGGGGCAGCAGGACACTGCCGAGAACGCGCGGCCGGAGACAGCAGCCGGTGAGCAGCGGTCGCAGGCGACGGCCCAGCAGACGGCGGAATCCGAGAGCACCGAGACCGCCGAGGAACGGGTCGCGCGTTTCGAACGTGACGCGATGCCGCTGCTGGACCAGCTCTACGGTGCCGCGCTGCGCATGACGCGCAATTCGGCCGACGCCGAGGACCTCGTCCAGGAGACGTACCTCAAGGCGTACTCGGCTTTCAAGTCCTACACCAGGGGGACCAATCTCAAGGCCTGGTTGTACCGCATCCTGACCAACACCTACATCAACGGCTACCGCAAGCGGCAGCGGCAGCCGCAGCAGCAACCGACCGACGAGATCGCGGACTGGCAGCTGGCGCAGGCGGAGAGCCACACTTCCAGCGGGCTGCGCTCGGCGGAGCTGGAGGCGCTGGACCGCTTGCCGGACACCGACGTCAAGAACGCCCTGCAGCAGCTGGCCGAGGAATTCCGCATGGTGGTCTACCTGGCCGACGTCGAGGGGTTCGCCTACAAGGAGATCGCCGAGATCATGGACACGCCCATCGGCACCGTGATGTCCCGGTTGCACCGGGGCCGCAGGCAGCTGCGCGGGATGTTGACGGACGTGGCTCGTGACCGTGGTTTCCTCCGGACCGAGGGTCAGGAGGTGAGCGCGTCGTGA
- a CDS encoding alpha/beta family hydrolase — translation MTRVEVETPHGSARAELHSAAEGRAALLLGHGAGGGFGTDDLISTVRTATSAGVHVALVEQPYRVAGRRAPAPARQLDAAWLAVVEDLGQRWFPELPLIFGGRSSGARVACRTAESGGASAVLCLAFPLHPPGRPDKDRGSELAGVEVPTLVVQGERDAFGEPEPASNREVVLVPGDHSLRADTNALSRAVAEWLGRVLRLLD, via the coding sequence ATGACGAGGGTCGAGGTGGAAACCCCGCACGGCTCGGCCCGGGCGGAGCTGCACAGCGCGGCCGAGGGGCGCGCGGCGCTGCTGCTCGGACACGGTGCGGGAGGCGGTTTCGGGACCGATGACTTGATCAGCACGGTGCGCACGGCGACCTCTGCCGGGGTGCACGTGGCCCTGGTGGAGCAGCCCTACCGGGTCGCGGGCAGGCGCGCTCCCGCTCCCGCGCGGCAGTTGGACGCCGCGTGGCTGGCCGTGGTGGAGGACCTGGGGCAGCGCTGGTTCCCCGAGCTTCCGTTGATCTTCGGCGGCCGTTCCTCCGGAGCCAGGGTGGCCTGCCGCACCGCGGAGTCCGGGGGCGCCTCGGCGGTGCTGTGCCTGGCCTTCCCGCTGCATCCGCCGGGCAGACCGGACAAGGACCGCGGCTCGGAGCTGGCCGGGGTGGAGGTCCCCACCCTGGTGGTGCAGGGGGAGCGCGACGCCTTCGGGGAGCCGGAACCGGCCAGCAATCGCGAGGTGGTCCTCGTGCCCGGGGATCACTCCTTGCGGGCCGACACGAACGCGCTCTCCCGGGCGGTGGCCGAGTGGCTGGGCCGGGTTCTGCGCCTGCTCGACTGA
- a CDS encoding SOS response-associated peptidase, producing the protein MCGRYSSSKSPEALAVEFGARDATGQRAPEPDYNVAPTKPVFAVVQRYPKDAEGNRDLTASERTLRVMRWGLVPKWAKDPAVGNRMINARSETVSVKPAFRGAIRHYRCLLPADGWYEWKGDSSPKQPYFAGSADERSLGMAGIWATWRDPADPQGQPLVSCAVLTTEAVGELAAIHERMPLVLPRHHWDRWLDPDSENVDELLTPPEHDLVNGLALRPVSRAVNNVANNGPELTEAAPDAENTLFRS; encoded by the coding sequence ATGTGCGGCAGGTATTCTTCCTCGAAGAGCCCGGAAGCACTGGCCGTCGAGTTCGGGGCGAGGGACGCCACCGGGCAGCGGGCTCCCGAGCCCGACTACAACGTGGCCCCGACCAAGCCGGTTTTCGCCGTTGTCCAGCGCTACCCCAAGGACGCTGAGGGCAACCGGGACCTCACCGCTTCCGAGCGCACCCTGCGGGTGATGCGCTGGGGGTTGGTGCCGAAGTGGGCCAAGGACCCGGCCGTGGGCAACCGCATGATCAACGCCAGGTCGGAGACGGTCTCGGTCAAGCCGGCCTTCCGCGGCGCGATCCGGCACTACCGCTGCCTGCTGCCCGCCGACGGCTGGTACGAGTGGAAGGGCGACAGCAGCCCGAAGCAACCGTACTTCGCCGGCTCCGCCGACGAGCGCAGTCTCGGCATGGCCGGGATCTGGGCGACCTGGCGCGATCCGGCCGATCCGCAGGGGCAGCCCCTGGTGAGCTGCGCCGTGCTCACCACGGAGGCCGTGGGCGAGCTGGCCGCGATTCACGAGCGGATGCCTCTCGTGCTGCCCCGGCACCACTGGGATCGCTGGCTGGACCCCGACAGCGAGAACGTGGACGAGCTGCTGACCCCACCGGAACACGATCTCGTGAACGGGCTCGCGCTGCGTCCCGTCTCCCGAGCGGTCAACAATGTGGCCAACAACGGGCCGGAGCTGACCGAAGCGGCCCCCGACGCGGAGAACACGTTGTTCCGATCATGA
- the aroA gene encoding 3-phosphoshikimate 1-carboxyvinyltransferase: MTAPWLAPVARGAVHATVEVAGSKSITNRALVLSALASEPSVLRAPLRSRDTDLMAEALRTVGVRISEGEDGEWLITPGLLRGPATVDCGLAGTVLRFLPPLACLAEGEIAFDGDPRARERPLGAVLEGLRALGGTVKGDSLPFAVLGSGYLPGGEVTIDASASSQFISGLLLSAPHFENGLTVHHEGAAVPSLPHVAMTVEMLREHGVEVDDSQPNSWSVSPSRIRPLDLTVEPDLSNAAPFLAAAAVTGGSVTVPRWPAATTQAGDAMRGILTRMGAELVLDEAGLTVTGPQQLSPVDLDLHDVGELAPTVAALAALAEGESRLRGIAHLRGHETDRLAALRRELGALGSEVTETEDGLLIRGRELHGGKWHSYADHRMATAGAILGLRVPELTVDDIATTSKTLPDFPDMWTNMLGTVR, encoded by the coding sequence ATGACCGCGCCTTGGCTCGCCCCCGTGGCCCGTGGGGCAGTGCACGCCACCGTCGAAGTAGCAGGCTCCAAATCGATCACCAACAGGGCTCTGGTGCTGTCCGCCCTGGCCTCGGAACCATCGGTGCTGAGAGCACCGCTGCGCAGCAGGGACACCGATCTCATGGCCGAGGCGCTGCGCACCGTCGGCGTACGGATATCCGAGGGGGAGGACGGCGAGTGGCTGATCACCCCGGGGCTGCTGCGCGGCCCGGCCACCGTCGACTGCGGACTCGCCGGAACGGTGCTGCGCTTCCTGCCGCCGCTGGCCTGCCTCGCCGAGGGCGAGATCGCCTTCGACGGGGACCCCAGGGCGCGGGAGCGCCCGCTGGGAGCCGTGCTCGAGGGCCTGCGCGCGCTGGGCGGAACCGTCAAGGGGGATTCGCTGCCGTTCGCGGTGCTGGGCAGCGGGTACCTGCCCGGCGGGGAGGTGACCATCGACGCTTCGGCGTCCTCGCAGTTCATCTCGGGGTTGTTGCTGTCGGCACCCCACTTCGAGAACGGCCTCACGGTTCACCACGAGGGCGCCGCGGTCCCGTCCCTGCCGCACGTCGCGATGACCGTGGAGATGCTGCGCGAGCACGGTGTGGAGGTCGACGATTCCCAGCCGAACTCCTGGAGCGTCTCCCCCAGCAGGATCCGCCCCCTGGACCTGACCGTGGAGCCCGATCTGTCCAATGCGGCTCCCTTCCTCGCCGCGGCCGCGGTGACCGGGGGCAGCGTGACGGTCCCGAGGTGGCCCGCCGCCACCACCCAGGCCGGTGACGCCATGCGCGGCATCCTCACCCGCATGGGCGCGGAGCTGGTGCTGGACGAGGCCGGGCTGACCGTGACGGGCCCGCAGCAGCTGAGCCCGGTGGACCTCGACCTGCACGACGTCGGCGAGCTCGCCCCGACGGTCGCGGCGCTGGCCGCCCTGGCCGAGGGGGAGTCCCGGCTGCGGGGGATCGCACACCTGCGGGGGCACGAGACGGACAGGCTCGCCGCGCTGCGCCGGGAGCTCGGCGCGCTCGGCAGCGAGGTCACCGAGACCGAGGACGGATTGCTGATCAGGGGGCGGGAGCTGCACGGTGGGAAGTGGCACTCCTACGCGGACCACCGCATGGCCACCGCCGGTGCGATCCTGGGGCTGCGGGTTCCCGAGCTGACGGTCGACGACATCGCCACCACGAGCAAAACCCTTCCCGACTTTCCCGATATGTGGACGAACATGCTGGGCACGGTGCGGTGA
- the rsgA gene encoding ribosome small subunit-dependent GTPase A — protein sequence MAKRGWRDLDESDIKVRPGRRNSRPRSKQRPAHADALVGMVVAVDRGRWTCAINGDPNHQVVAMRARELGRTPVVVGDRVRLVGDTSGKPDTLARIVGVDERTSVLRRTADDNDPYERIVVANAEQLVIVSSLADPPPRPGFIDRCLIAAYSGGLTPVLCLTKADLADPDEWTAGYADFDMTVLTTRPDAEPEELREVLSGRVSALVGHSGVGKSSLVNRLVPVAQRATAEVSEVGKGRHTSTSAVAMSLPDSAGGWVVDTPGIRSFGLAHVTVNDLVNSFEELAEAAEECPPNCGHLGAPEDPDCYLDEFVAAEGRREQLASLRRLLRSRAGRDE from the coding sequence ATGGCCAAACGAGGATGGCGCGACCTGGACGAGTCCGACATCAAGGTGCGTCCGGGGCGGCGCAACAGCAGACCACGCAGCAAGCAGCGCCCGGCCCACGCGGACGCCCTGGTGGGCATGGTCGTGGCCGTGGACCGGGGCAGGTGGACCTGCGCGATCAACGGGGACCCGAACCACCAGGTCGTGGCGATGCGGGCGCGAGAACTCGGGCGCACCCCGGTGGTCGTGGGCGATCGGGTCCGGCTGGTCGGCGACACCTCCGGCAAGCCGGACACGCTGGCGCGCATAGTCGGCGTCGACGAGCGCACGAGCGTGCTGCGCCGCACCGCGGACGACAACGATCCGTACGAGCGGATCGTCGTGGCCAACGCCGAGCAGCTCGTGATCGTGTCCTCGCTGGCCGACCCACCCCCGCGCCCCGGGTTCATCGACCGGTGCCTGATCGCCGCCTACTCCGGCGGTCTCACTCCGGTGCTGTGCCTGACCAAGGCGGACCTGGCCGATCCGGACGAGTGGACAGCGGGGTACGCGGACTTCGACATGACCGTGCTCACCACTCGCCCGGACGCGGAGCCGGAGGAGCTGCGCGAGGTGCTGAGCGGACGGGTCTCGGCGCTCGTCGGCCACTCCGGGGTGGGCAAGTCCAGCCTGGTCAATCGGCTGGTGCCCGTGGCCCAGCGGGCCACGGCCGAAGTGAGCGAGGTCGGCAAGGGCAGGCACACCTCGACCTCCGCGGTGGCGATGTCCCTGCCCGACAGCGCGGGCGGGTGGGTGGTGGACACCCCGGGCATCCGCTCCTTCGGGCTCGCCCACGTCACCGTGAACGACCTGGTCAACTCGTTCGAGGAGCTGGCGGAGGCGGCCGAGGAGTGCCCGCCGAACTGCGGCCATCTCGGCGCACCCGAGGACCCGGACTGCTACCTGGACGAGTTCGTCGCCGCGGAGGGGCGCCGGGAACAGCTCGCCTCGCTGCGGAGGCTGCTGCGCTCCCGCGCCGGGCGCGACGAGTGA
- a CDS encoding DUF6912 family protein: protein MRIYIPATLRMLRDFFEQQSLQPLSGTAFALTPALREAYSSGGDEELEYAAMREAARASLRLISGEQDEPREAEQQDEPRDEQDEERAVERSGQRTRRVVVAADVQDVTLRPDLDHAVVRVSGQVPWKAVAAVHVDTEEAEQDVHAAVGVIDAADLGDEQAELTLGDAEDHELAWFAPQEVPFLLELM, encoded by the coding sequence ATGAGAATCTACATACCCGCCACGCTGCGGATGCTGCGGGATTTCTTCGAGCAGCAGAGTCTACAGCCGTTGAGCGGAACCGCTTTCGCGTTGACCCCGGCGCTTCGGGAGGCCTATTCGAGCGGTGGGGATGAGGAGCTGGAGTACGCGGCGATGCGCGAGGCCGCGCGTGCCTCGCTGCGGTTGATCTCCGGCGAGCAGGACGAACCGCGGGAAGCCGAGCAGCAGGATGAGCCGCGGGACGAGCAGGATGAAGAGCGGGCCGTGGAGCGCAGCGGGCAGCGGACCCGGCGCGTGGTGGTCGCGGCCGACGTGCAGGACGTGACGCTGCGTCCGGATCTGGATCACGCTGTGGTGCGCGTTTCCGGGCAGGTTCCGTGGAAAGCGGTCGCCGCGGTGCACGTGGACACCGAGGAAGCCGAGCAGGACGTGCACGCGGCTGTCGGAGTGATAGACGCGGCCGATCTGGGAGACGAGCAGGCCGAGCTGACCCTGGGGGACGCGGAGGATCACGAGCTGGCCTGGTTCGCCCCGCAGGAGGTTCCGTTCCTGCTGGAGTTGATGTGA